The Brachyhypopomus gauderio isolate BG-103 chromosome 7, BGAUD_0.2, whole genome shotgun sequence genome has a window encoding:
- the otulina gene encoding OTU deubiquitinase with linear linkage specificity a, with translation MSWVTAVPSKHDVFDEDTDDLGLHDKEWRRVMEKRTKDGFRDGLDAGKEEALQLGFNLGFREGAGKIKAVAQLKGVLSAVRCWTLSRAPGSSALSSITELLRRVERHEEDLMEAMRKAQEQPPVSVSEVSGDMEELAVGQGDQGCSGTAGGRDGDGPAEDAYGGSVRIVSRGSLQTNESLDQLLHSCTVVLTELGLPEELTLHVQQLRCT, from the exons ATGTCCTGGGTGACAGCGGTACCGTCCAAGCACGATGTCTTCGACGAGGACACGGACGATCTGGGTCTTCACGACAAAGAGTGGAGACGCGTGATGGAGAAGCGCACCAAG GACGGGTTCAGAGATGGGCTCGATGCGGGAAAAGAGGAGGCACTGCAGCTGGGCTTCAACCTGGGCTTCAGAGAAGGTGCTGGCAAAATAAAGGCCGTCGCTCAGCTCAAAGGAGTCCTTAG TGCTGTACGGTGCTGGACTCTTTCTAGGGCCCCTGGTAGCTCCGCCTTGTCCTCCATCACAGAGCTGCTCCGGCGGGTGGAGAGGCATGAAGAGGACCTGATGGAGGCCATGAGGAAGGCTCAGGAGCAGCCTCCCGTCAGCGTGTCGGAGGTGTCTGGAGACATGGAGGAGCTGGCCGTGGGTCAGGGGGACCAGGGCTGTAGTGGCACGGCTGGAGGGAGAGACGGCGACGGGCCGGCCGAGGATGCGTACGGAGGCTCGGTCCGGATCGTCTCCCGGGGTTCGCTCCAGACGAACGAGAGCCTGGACCAGCTCCTCCACAGTTGCACGGTGGTGCTGACCGAGCTGGGACTTCCAGAAGAGCTCACCCTTCACGTCCAGCAGCTCAGATGCACATGA
- the LOC143519128 gene encoding uncharacterized protein LOC143519128 isoform X1, with amino-acid sequence MGNCCCPLSTPCDHTVDETRGLLNSDSKALSCAEGVEVQDNSLQKPVVEDGSKHEGEEAEQEVLTTQPDAVASGPEAHTESSYSSVIQSLHTQHSRPEQAHQSASPESVCVATNAAIPGDNGEVQAEVPDPPQNCPEGPVRTEETAETGVEMTHCLVKMDEEVITVSEVAAVEEMIFQEAPSENTTEVRDEKQQEVSEASGEKEEPEAPEVLVQDDATETKESASKISKTDRHDAEDLQTLTDVAKNADGAEMQSADYSSAKPQEPSSVPVSETDFVEKAVSAQVNAEEPGTEPADGVEDTLQEDMSSTMVEVREDGSPSDAQEHSKQACPDQELSGEPTPQNANSGQPNDLGDVRYEMSVDAALMLAPLQETEKETEMEMETSLTPCEEPLHTGSEAEMQPESSCNINSTAEQVDELESRDTAADQEKITLSIAKEQEVSLLNGLDSFTPAQKPEFTKTPSDTSLQDDTELKCKVTGPSEALSLDEHTQEEAEPEAQPSEQEVEDTSSLVQEVLVEEDTESHKGQKGEIILTSNHAVEVAVIPLPENEICIDTKEQEDEDLYQGAGETGPAPPKETQLTPLLEFTIPGAEESCSLAAVVDILAYSEREWKGNTAKSSLIRKGYSEISCSFSGLRRVRGDNYCALRATLYQVLATTTQTPVWLQGEDFTSLPEKLEVQEHLIGGWRFPVECRNVGEKEDDVEKLKCYMELLQKKWRAAAESCDPEEKQRVCERAFQGGEEEYGLLEALKLLMLARAVDLYEQMQAGQDVPVFCWLLFARDTSENPRTFLTNHLSQVGFGGGVEQVEMFLLGYALQHTIQAFRLYMIDTEEFVTHYPDDHKQDWPCVSIVTEDDRHYNVPVRKPVQHQRNSDITVLLPLTS; translated from the exons ATGGGCAACTGTTGCTGTCCGCTGTCCACACCATGTGACCACACGGTGGACGAGACTCGGGGTCTGCTGAACTCTGACTCCAAGGCCCTAAGCTGTGCGGAGGGGGTCGAGGTTCAAGATAACAGCCTGCAGAAGCCGGTGGTAGAGGACGG TAGCAAACACGAGGGAGAAGAAGCAGAGCAGGAAGTGCTCACAACGCAGCCGGACGCTGTAGCCAGCGGTCCAGAAGCACACACGGAGAGCTCATACTCCTCCGTAATACAGAGTCTCCACACCCAGCACTCTCGCCCAGAACAAGCTCACCAAAGTGCCtcacctgaaagtgtgtgtgtggccacaaATGCTGCCATCCCAGGAGATAACGGAGAGGTCCAGGCCGAAGTCCCGGACCCACCCCAGAACTGTCCTGAAGGGCCCGTACGGACCGAAGAGACGGCGGAGACGGGAGTCGAGATGACCCACTGCCTGGTAAAGATGGATGAAGAAGTGATAACTGTGTCAGAAGTTGCAGCTGTAGAGGAAATGATCTTTCAGGAAGCACCTTCTGAAAATACAACCGAGGTACGAGACGAAAAGCAGCAGGAAGTGTCAGAGGCCAGTGGTGAGAAGGAGGAACCAGAAGCACCTGAGGTTTTGGTTCAGGACGATGCCACGGAAACGAAGGAATCGGCGTCGAAGATCTCGAAAACTGACCGACACGATGCAGAGGACCTACAGACTTTGACTGATGTAGCAAAAAATGCCGATGGTGCAGAAATGCAGTCGGCTGATTACAGCAGCGCAAAACCTCAGGAACCTTCATCAGTGCCCGTGAGCGAAACAGACTTTGTTGAGAAAGCTGTGAGTGCCCAGGTAAACGCTGAAGAGCCTGGCACAGAGCCTGCAGATGGTGTGGAAGACACACTTCAAGAGGACATGTCCTCCACGATGGTTGAAGTGAGGGAAGACGGCTCGCCTTCTGATGCTCAGGAACATTCAAAGCAGGCGTGTCCAGACCAGGAGCTGAGCGGTGAACCCACACCTCAAAACGCAAACAGTGGCCAACCAAACGACCTGGGTGATGTCAGGTATGAGATGAGTGTTGATGCTGCGCTGATGCTAGCACCACTCCAGGAGACGGAGAAAGAGacggagatggagatggagacgtCTCTGACACCGTGCGAGGAACCTTTACATACTGGCAGTGAAGCGGAGATGCAGCCTGAATCATCATGCAACATTAACAG CACTGCTGAGCAGGTGGATGAGCTCGAGTCCAGAGACACAGCAGCAGACCAAGAGAAGATCACTCTATCTATAGCCAAGGAACAGGAGGTGTCTCTCTTGAACGGCCTGGATTCCTTCACCCCTGCACAGAAGCCTGAATTCACTAAAACTCCTAG TGATACTTCTCTGCAGGATGACACTGAGCTAAAATGCAAGGTTACAGGACCAAGTGAGGCTCTCTCACTGGACGAGCACACACAGGAAGAGGCGGAGCCCGAAGCCCAACCCAGTGAGCAGGAAGTGGAGGACACATCCAGTCTTGTCCAGGAAGTGTTGGTGGAAGAGGATACAGAAAGCCATAAGGGTCAAAAAGGAGAGATTATTCTCACCAGTAACCATGCCGTAGAGGTTGCAGTGATACCTTTGCCTGAGAATGAAATCTGCATAGACACGAAGGAGCAGGAGGA TGAAGACCTGTACCAGGGAGCTGGAGAGACCGGACCAGCGCCACCCAAAGAGACACAGCTGACGCCACTGCTGGAGTTCACAA tCCCCGGGGCGGAGGAGTCTTGCAGCCTGGCCGCTGTTGTGGACATACTGGCctatagtgagagagagtggaaggGTAACACAGCAAAGAGCTCCCTCATCAGGAAG GGCTACTCCGAGATATCCTGTAGTTTTAGCGGCCTGCGGCGGGTGAGAGGGGATAACTACTGTGCCCTGAGGGCCACGCTGTACCAGGTGCTGGCCACCACCACGCAGACGCCCGTCTGGCTGCAGGGGGAAGACTTCACGTCG TTGCCAGAGAAACTTGAAGTTCAGGAGCACCTGATTGGTGGATGGAGGTTCCCTGTAGAGTGCAGGAACGTAGGAGAGAAGGAGGATGATGTGGAGAAGCTTAAATGCTACATGGAGCTCCTGCAGAAGAAG TGGCGGGCAGCTGCGGAATCGTGTGATCCGGAGGAGAagcagcgtgtgtgtgaacgGGCGTTtcagggtggagaggaggagtacGGTCTTCTGGAGGCTCTGAAGCTCCTCATGCTGGCCAGGGCGGTGGACCTGTACGAGCAGATGCAGGCGGGACAGGACGTGCCCGTCTTCTGCTGGCTGCTGTTCGCCCGTGACACTTCCGAAAACCCCAGAACGTTCCTCACCAATCACCTAAGCCAGGTCGGCTTTGGCGGTGGTGTAGAACAG GTGGAGATGTTTCTGCTGGGTTATGCCTTACAGCACACCATTCAAGCCTTCCGCCTGTATATGATAGATACGGAGGAATTTGTGACGCACTACCCTGATGACCACAAGCAGGACTGGCCCTGTGTGTCCATTGTCACAGAAGACGACCGCCATTACAATGTTCCCGTCAGGAAGCCAGTGCAACACCAGCGTAACAGTGATATCACTGTGCTCTTGCCTCTCACTAGCTGA
- the LOC143519128 gene encoding uncharacterized protein LOC143519128 isoform X2 has protein sequence MGNCCCPLSTPCDHTVDETRGLLNSDSKALSCAEGVEVQDNSLQKPVVEDGKHEGEEAEQEVLTTQPDAVASGPEAHTESSYSSVIQSLHTQHSRPEQAHQSASPESVCVATNAAIPGDNGEVQAEVPDPPQNCPEGPVRTEETAETGVEMTHCLVKMDEEVITVSEVAAVEEMIFQEAPSENTTEVRDEKQQEVSEASGEKEEPEAPEVLVQDDATETKESASKISKTDRHDAEDLQTLTDVAKNADGAEMQSADYSSAKPQEPSSVPVSETDFVEKAVSAQVNAEEPGTEPADGVEDTLQEDMSSTMVEVREDGSPSDAQEHSKQACPDQELSGEPTPQNANSGQPNDLGDVRYEMSVDAALMLAPLQETEKETEMEMETSLTPCEEPLHTGSEAEMQPESSCNINSTAEQVDELESRDTAADQEKITLSIAKEQEVSLLNGLDSFTPAQKPEFTKTPSDTSLQDDTELKCKVTGPSEALSLDEHTQEEAEPEAQPSEQEVEDTSSLVQEVLVEEDTESHKGQKGEIILTSNHAVEVAVIPLPENEICIDTKEQEDEDLYQGAGETGPAPPKETQLTPLLEFTIPGAEESCSLAAVVDILAYSEREWKGNTAKSSLIRKGYSEISCSFSGLRRVRGDNYCALRATLYQVLATTTQTPVWLQGEDFTSLPEKLEVQEHLIGGWRFPVECRNVGEKEDDVEKLKCYMELLQKKWRAAAESCDPEEKQRVCERAFQGGEEEYGLLEALKLLMLARAVDLYEQMQAGQDVPVFCWLLFARDTSENPRTFLTNHLSQVGFGGGVEQVEMFLLGYALQHTIQAFRLYMIDTEEFVTHYPDDHKQDWPCVSIVTEDDRHYNVPVRKPVQHQRNSDITVLLPLTS, from the exons ATGGGCAACTGTTGCTGTCCGCTGTCCACACCATGTGACCACACGGTGGACGAGACTCGGGGTCTGCTGAACTCTGACTCCAAGGCCCTAAGCTGTGCGGAGGGGGTCGAGGTTCAAGATAACAGCCTGCAGAAGCCGGTGGTAGAGGACGG CAAACACGAGGGAGAAGAAGCAGAGCAGGAAGTGCTCACAACGCAGCCGGACGCTGTAGCCAGCGGTCCAGAAGCACACACGGAGAGCTCATACTCCTCCGTAATACAGAGTCTCCACACCCAGCACTCTCGCCCAGAACAAGCTCACCAAAGTGCCtcacctgaaagtgtgtgtgtggccacaaATGCTGCCATCCCAGGAGATAACGGAGAGGTCCAGGCCGAAGTCCCGGACCCACCCCAGAACTGTCCTGAAGGGCCCGTACGGACCGAAGAGACGGCGGAGACGGGAGTCGAGATGACCCACTGCCTGGTAAAGATGGATGAAGAAGTGATAACTGTGTCAGAAGTTGCAGCTGTAGAGGAAATGATCTTTCAGGAAGCACCTTCTGAAAATACAACCGAGGTACGAGACGAAAAGCAGCAGGAAGTGTCAGAGGCCAGTGGTGAGAAGGAGGAACCAGAAGCACCTGAGGTTTTGGTTCAGGACGATGCCACGGAAACGAAGGAATCGGCGTCGAAGATCTCGAAAACTGACCGACACGATGCAGAGGACCTACAGACTTTGACTGATGTAGCAAAAAATGCCGATGGTGCAGAAATGCAGTCGGCTGATTACAGCAGCGCAAAACCTCAGGAACCTTCATCAGTGCCCGTGAGCGAAACAGACTTTGTTGAGAAAGCTGTGAGTGCCCAGGTAAACGCTGAAGAGCCTGGCACAGAGCCTGCAGATGGTGTGGAAGACACACTTCAAGAGGACATGTCCTCCACGATGGTTGAAGTGAGGGAAGACGGCTCGCCTTCTGATGCTCAGGAACATTCAAAGCAGGCGTGTCCAGACCAGGAGCTGAGCGGTGAACCCACACCTCAAAACGCAAACAGTGGCCAACCAAACGACCTGGGTGATGTCAGGTATGAGATGAGTGTTGATGCTGCGCTGATGCTAGCACCACTCCAGGAGACGGAGAAAGAGacggagatggagatggagacgtCTCTGACACCGTGCGAGGAACCTTTACATACTGGCAGTGAAGCGGAGATGCAGCCTGAATCATCATGCAACATTAACAG CACTGCTGAGCAGGTGGATGAGCTCGAGTCCAGAGACACAGCAGCAGACCAAGAGAAGATCACTCTATCTATAGCCAAGGAACAGGAGGTGTCTCTCTTGAACGGCCTGGATTCCTTCACCCCTGCACAGAAGCCTGAATTCACTAAAACTCCTAG TGATACTTCTCTGCAGGATGACACTGAGCTAAAATGCAAGGTTACAGGACCAAGTGAGGCTCTCTCACTGGACGAGCACACACAGGAAGAGGCGGAGCCCGAAGCCCAACCCAGTGAGCAGGAAGTGGAGGACACATCCAGTCTTGTCCAGGAAGTGTTGGTGGAAGAGGATACAGAAAGCCATAAGGGTCAAAAAGGAGAGATTATTCTCACCAGTAACCATGCCGTAGAGGTTGCAGTGATACCTTTGCCTGAGAATGAAATCTGCATAGACACGAAGGAGCAGGAGGA TGAAGACCTGTACCAGGGAGCTGGAGAGACCGGACCAGCGCCACCCAAAGAGACACAGCTGACGCCACTGCTGGAGTTCACAA tCCCCGGGGCGGAGGAGTCTTGCAGCCTGGCCGCTGTTGTGGACATACTGGCctatagtgagagagagtggaaggGTAACACAGCAAAGAGCTCCCTCATCAGGAAG GGCTACTCCGAGATATCCTGTAGTTTTAGCGGCCTGCGGCGGGTGAGAGGGGATAACTACTGTGCCCTGAGGGCCACGCTGTACCAGGTGCTGGCCACCACCACGCAGACGCCCGTCTGGCTGCAGGGGGAAGACTTCACGTCG TTGCCAGAGAAACTTGAAGTTCAGGAGCACCTGATTGGTGGATGGAGGTTCCCTGTAGAGTGCAGGAACGTAGGAGAGAAGGAGGATGATGTGGAGAAGCTTAAATGCTACATGGAGCTCCTGCAGAAGAAG TGGCGGGCAGCTGCGGAATCGTGTGATCCGGAGGAGAagcagcgtgtgtgtgaacgGGCGTTtcagggtggagaggaggagtacGGTCTTCTGGAGGCTCTGAAGCTCCTCATGCTGGCCAGGGCGGTGGACCTGTACGAGCAGATGCAGGCGGGACAGGACGTGCCCGTCTTCTGCTGGCTGCTGTTCGCCCGTGACACTTCCGAAAACCCCAGAACGTTCCTCACCAATCACCTAAGCCAGGTCGGCTTTGGCGGTGGTGTAGAACAG GTGGAGATGTTTCTGCTGGGTTATGCCTTACAGCACACCATTCAAGCCTTCCGCCTGTATATGATAGATACGGAGGAATTTGTGACGCACTACCCTGATGACCACAAGCAGGACTGGCCCTGTGTGTCCATTGTCACAGAAGACGACCGCCATTACAATGTTCCCGTCAGGAAGCCAGTGCAACACCAGCGTAACAGTGATATCACTGTGCTCTTGCCTCTCACTAGCTGA